Proteins encoded together in one Neobacillus sp. FSL H8-0543 window:
- a CDS encoding spore germination protein, producing the protein MFKYGKRQVKQKIKKKTVLPSEVQTENLCSNLSINEQILKNLFQNCSDFTIRPIQINGEPKILLFYLEGLTDTKTLDILLLNPLMFQGLPNGLNKGGTLGQFIEHQLLAATPVKTISELGKLVDEILKGNLGVLVEGEAKALIASLQGSEKRSVEEPSSEVSIRGPRDGFTESLRTNTALLRKRIRSTRLKLESMSIGELSQTDVAIAYIEGLATEALLDEVRTRLSRIQIDGILESAYIEEFIEDAPYSPFPQIQNTERPDIVIANLLEGKVAILVDNTPFALIVPMTFWNGLQAVEDYYERFIYTSFIRFIRYFLFNITMFLPSIYVALVTFHPKLIPTTLLISIAAARDGVPFPTIIEALLMELVFEGLREAGIRLPKAVGSAVSIVGALVVGQAAVQAGIVSSTTVIIVATTGIASFSIPRYNLGTALRLVRFPMLILAGMFGLYGIVIGFIVLIIHLVNLRSFGVPYFNPVAPQIPGDLKDVLLRSPRWSNRYGPIFTLGWKKQRTPSGQKPTSQKGGRE; encoded by the coding sequence ATGTTCAAGTACGGTAAACGACAGGTAAAACAGAAGATAAAAAAAAAGACTGTACTACCTTCCGAAGTTCAGACTGAAAACCTATGTTCCAACCTTTCCATAAATGAACAAATTTTAAAGAATCTATTTCAAAATTGCTCAGATTTTACGATTCGACCTATCCAGATAAATGGGGAACCTAAAATTCTATTGTTTTATTTAGAAGGGTTAACCGACACGAAAACACTTGACATATTACTATTAAATCCATTGATGTTTCAAGGGCTGCCAAATGGTTTGAATAAAGGTGGCACACTTGGGCAATTTATTGAACATCAGCTCTTAGCTGCCACTCCTGTTAAGACAATTTCTGAATTAGGCAAACTAGTAGATGAAATTTTAAAAGGAAATCTAGGGGTATTAGTGGAGGGGGAAGCAAAGGCATTAATTGCGAGTTTGCAGGGATCAGAAAAAAGAAGTGTTGAGGAGCCATCGAGCGAGGTTTCGATTCGGGGTCCGAGGGACGGGTTTACAGAGTCATTAAGGACAAACACAGCCCTATTAAGAAAAAGAATCCGCAGTACAAGGCTTAAACTAGAGTCCATGAGTATAGGCGAGCTTTCACAAACTGATGTAGCAATCGCTTATATCGAGGGACTTGCTACAGAAGCGCTATTGGATGAAGTCCGAACAAGACTTAGCCGGATTCAAATTGACGGGATCCTGGAATCAGCGTATATTGAAGAATTTATTGAAGACGCTCCTTATTCTCCGTTCCCGCAAATTCAAAATACGGAACGGCCAGATATTGTAATAGCAAACCTGTTAGAAGGGAAAGTTGCGATACTGGTCGATAACACTCCGTTTGCTCTTATTGTTCCAATGACTTTTTGGAACGGACTACAAGCGGTGGAAGACTACTATGAACGGTTTATTTACACTTCCTTTATTCGATTCATCCGTTATTTCTTGTTTAATATTACAATGTTTTTACCCTCTATTTATGTCGCCTTGGTCACCTTTCACCCTAAACTCATTCCGACTACCCTTCTTATCAGTATCGCAGCTGCCCGGGATGGCGTTCCATTCCCCACCATTATTGAAGCGCTGCTTATGGAGTTAGTGTTTGAGGGGCTGCGGGAAGCGGGGATCCGTCTGCCAAAAGCGGTAGGCTCAGCCGTTAGTATTGTCGGAGCACTTGTCGTTGGACAAGCTGCGGTACAAGCAGGAATTGTCTCATCTACAACGGTGATTATTGTAGCGACAACCGGAATTGCTTCCTTTTCCATCCCAAGGTACAACCTCGGAACGGCATTGCGGCTTGTTAGGTTTCCGATGCTCATTTTAGCAGGAATGTTCGGCTTGTACGGTATCGTCATCGGCTTTATTGTGTTAATCATTCACCTTGTGAACCTTCGCTCTTTCGGGGTTCCGTATTTTAACCCAGTGGCCCCGCAAATTCCGGGAGACTTAAAAGATGTGCTATTACGGTCACCAAGATGGAGTAACCGATATGGACCGATATTCACATTGGGATGGAAAAAACAGCGGACCCCTTCCGGGCAAAAGCCAACTTCCCAAAAAGGGGGGAGAGAGTAA
- a CDS encoding YitT family protein produces the protein MVLRWSFFVLGMLVLAFGAALTIEGELLGIGPWDVFHYGMFLKLGLTIGTWSIIIGFLLLTAASIATKKLPKIGAFLNMLLLGIFMDFFLWLLPSIDSFIGAVVSYVIGVVLLGFGIGLYVSADLGSGPRDSIMIMIVDKTGWSLQWVRNGMEVLVLILGWALGGPVGVGTVIIAFFLGPIVGFSLPRCKKLLKYLLDKSKNQKLAA, from the coding sequence ATGGTTCTTCGCTGGTCGTTTTTTGTTTTAGGAATGCTTGTTTTAGCATTTGGTGCGGCTTTAACGATTGAAGGCGAGTTATTAGGAATCGGTCCTTGGGATGTGTTTCATTATGGAATGTTTCTGAAGCTGGGGCTAACAATTGGCACATGGTCTATAATCATAGGATTCCTCTTGTTAACTGCTGCCTCGATTGCAACGAAAAAGCTGCCTAAAATAGGTGCGTTTTTAAATATGCTGTTACTTGGTATTTTTATGGATTTCTTTTTATGGCTTTTGCCAAGTATCGATAGTTTCATAGGAGCAGTAGTTTCCTATGTCATAGGTGTTGTTCTATTAGGTTTTGGAATTGGACTCTATGTTTCGGCGGATTTGGGTTCTGGACCTCGAGATAGTATCATGATCATGATTGTAGACAAAACAGGATGGAGTTTACAATGGGTTCGTAATGGAATGGAAGTGCTTGTTCTCATTCTCGGTTGGGCATTAGGTGGCCCAGTAGGGGTTGGAACGGTAATCATTGCCTTTTTCTTGGGCCCGATCGTGGGCTTTTCCTTACCGCGATGTAAAAAACTGCTAAAGTATTTACTTGATAAAAGTAAAAACCAAAAACTTGCAGCATAG
- a CDS encoding NUDIX domain-containing protein produces the protein MQTEQLKIFDDDRNPIGVATREEVHRFGYWHETFHCWFTHKEEGTDYIYLQLRSQTKRDYPNLLDITAAGHLLADETVQDGVREIKEEVGIDVSFEELLPLGIIDYCVITDDFIDKELAHSFLYKSEKSFEDFTLQDEVAGIVRVEFNHFVELWFGERESVKIRGFEMGKNGDKIFFENYVGRDQFVPHEINFYKTVIGKIKERI, from the coding sequence GTGCAAACGGAACAATTAAAAATTTTTGATGATGACAGGAATCCTATAGGAGTTGCCACTCGTGAAGAAGTACATAGATTCGGTTATTGGCACGAAACCTTTCATTGTTGGTTTACTCATAAAGAAGAGGGCACTGATTATATATATTTACAGCTTCGCAGTCAAACCAAACGCGACTATCCGAATCTGTTAGATATTACAGCTGCAGGGCATCTATTGGCTGATGAAACCGTTCAAGACGGTGTAAGAGAAATTAAAGAAGAGGTTGGGATCGATGTTTCCTTTGAGGAGTTACTTCCATTGGGGATCATTGATTATTGTGTCATAACAGATGATTTTATAGATAAAGAATTAGCCCACTCATTTTTATACAAAAGTGAAAAATCCTTCGAAGACTTTACGCTTCAAGACGAAGTAGCAGGGATTGTAAGAGTAGAGTTTAACCACTTTGTTGAACTTTGGTTTGGTGAGAGAGAATCAGTTAAGATAAGAGGATTTGAAATGGGGAAGAATGGCGATAAGATTTTTTTTGAAAATTATGTTGGCAGGGACCAATTCGTACCTCATGAAATCAACTTCTATAAGACAGTGATTGGAAAAATAAAAGAAAGAATTTAA
- a CDS encoding P1 family peptidase has product MFNQKRIRDYGVKIGRLEPGYYNAITDVEGVTVGHVTLSQNSMQTGVTAILPHQGNTFREKLIASSHVINGFGKTMGTIQMKELGTLETPILLTNTLNVGTAVDTLIDYMLARNPEIGRTTGTVNPIVGECNDMLLNDVREKFVKPEHIQQALENTSFEFQEGSVGAGTGMLCYSLKGGIGSSSRIMKMEHGTYKIGVLVLSNFGILSDLRVNGKAVGEDLKEAILQSYKEEDKGSVMIIVATDLPVSERQLNRIIKRSVTGLSRTGSIITTGSGEVVIGFSTATKIPHEKPEQLLSLPTIHEEDMDLAFRAVGEATEEAVLNSLVTAEAVVGRDGNIRPAFKDLIEEFKISLI; this is encoded by the coding sequence ATGTTCAATCAAAAAAGGATACGTGATTATGGAGTGAAAATCGGTCGTTTGGAGCCGGGATATTATAATGCGATTACAGATGTAGAGGGAGTGACCGTCGGCCATGTGACACTGAGCCAGAACAGCATGCAAACAGGAGTCACAGCGATTTTGCCACATCAAGGAAATACCTTTCGAGAGAAGCTGATCGCCTCCAGCCATGTCATTAACGGATTTGGCAAAACAATGGGAACGATTCAAATGAAAGAATTAGGTACCTTGGAGACACCTATTCTTTTAACAAACACTTTAAATGTCGGGACAGCAGTGGATACGTTGATCGACTATATGTTAGCTCGTAACCCTGAAATCGGGCGAACCACTGGAACAGTTAACCCAATCGTTGGGGAATGCAATGATATGTTATTAAATGATGTAAGGGAAAAGTTTGTGAAGCCAGAACATATTCAGCAAGCACTTGAAAATACCTCGTTTGAATTCCAAGAAGGAAGTGTTGGCGCGGGTACGGGTATGCTTTGCTACTCTCTGAAAGGGGGGATTGGCTCTTCCTCTCGAATCATGAAAATGGAGCATGGCACGTACAAGATTGGCGTTCTTGTCCTTTCGAATTTTGGGATTTTAAGTGATCTTAGGGTTAACGGAAAAGCAGTCGGAGAAGATTTAAAGGAAGCAATCCTCCAGTCTTATAAGGAAGAGGATAAAGGGTCTGTGATGATTATCGTTGCCACCGATCTCCCGGTTTCAGAGAGACAGCTAAACAGAATCATCAAACGATCCGTTACAGGTTTATCCCGAACAGGTTCGATTATTACAACGGGAAGTGGAGAGGTCGTTATCGGGTTTTCAACTGCAACGAAAATTCCACATGAAAAACCAGAACAACTTCTCTCCCTCCCAACGATTCATGAAGAAGATATGGACTTGGCTTTTAGAGCGGTAGGAGAAGCGACAGAAGAAGCCGTTTTGAATTCCTTAGTGACCGCCGAGGCAGTCGTTGGGCGAGATGGCAATATCCGACCAGCATTTAAGGATTTAATAGAGGAATTTAAGATTTCATTAATTTAA
- the yiaA gene encoding inner membrane protein YiaA, protein MSNDHEVLLDKGKRNEPKIKVERKEGEPTPAFIGASWAALLVGVTAYLIGLFNASMQLNEKGYYFSVLIFGLYAAVSLQKAVRDKDEGIPVTNIYYGISWLALVISISLMGIGLYNAGSIDLSEKGFYGMAFVLSLFAAITVQKNIRDTQRAKERD, encoded by the coding sequence ATGTCTAATGATCATGAGGTTTTATTAGATAAAGGAAAGCGAAATGAACCAAAAATAAAGGTAGAAAGAAAAGAGGGAGAACCGACTCCAGCTTTTATTGGGGCTTCATGGGCAGCGTTATTAGTAGGTGTTACGGCCTATCTCATTGGCTTATTTAATGCATCGATGCAATTGAACGAAAAGGGATATTACTTTTCCGTTTTAATTTTCGGACTTTATGCAGCGGTATCACTACAAAAAGCAGTAAGAGATAAAGACGAGGGAATCCCTGTTACGAATATTTACTATGGAATTAGTTGGCTGGCTCTTGTTATTTCTATTTCATTAATGGGTATCGGACTTTACAATGCAGGAAGCATTGACTTAAGCGAAAAGGGATTTTATGGGATGGCATTTGTTCTTAGTTTATTTGCGGCGATTACCGTTCAAAAGAACATTAGAGATACACAGAGAGCTAAGGAAAGAGATTGA
- a CDS encoding substrate-binding domain-containing protein: MPKNRYLSFLFAFMLLFLAACGNTETKDAAKDKEVAPKAEPTELILATTTSTQDSGLLDVLLPIFEEENNVKVKTIAVGTGQALEMGTKGEADVLLVHAPKSEEEIVASGDAINRKRVMYNDFVLVGPKDNPADVSGEDIVAAFKKISEVKANFITRGDDSGTHKKELGIWTSAAITPEGDTYISTGQGMGASLQIANEKSGYILTDRATWLAQEKNLTNLQIVVEGGKDLMNIYHVMQVNSEKHDMVNSKDAEKFVEFMINSKTQEEIEKFGKEEFGQSLFISYTE, from the coding sequence ATGCCAAAAAATCGTTATCTATCCTTTTTATTTGCCTTCATGCTTCTGTTTTTAGCAGCATGTGGGAACACAGAAACAAAAGATGCAGCAAAGGATAAAGAGGTTGCACCGAAAGCAGAACCAACTGAATTGATTCTTGCTACTACAACAAGTACTCAAGACAGTGGCTTACTTGATGTATTACTCCCAATCTTCGAAGAAGAAAACAATGTTAAAGTTAAAACGATTGCTGTTGGAACGGGTCAAGCATTAGAAATGGGAACAAAAGGGGAAGCAGACGTACTATTAGTACATGCCCCTAAGTCTGAAGAAGAAATCGTTGCCAGTGGTGACGCGATCAACCGTAAACGTGTCATGTATAATGACTTTGTATTGGTTGGACCAAAGGATAATCCAGCTGATGTAAGCGGAGAAGACATTGTTGCCGCATTCAAAAAGATCTCTGAAGTAAAAGCAAATTTTATTACTAGAGGAGATGACTCTGGTACTCACAAAAAGGAACTAGGCATTTGGACTTCTGCTGCTATTACACCAGAAGGTGACACATATATCTCAACTGGTCAAGGTATGGGAGCTTCTTTACAGATTGCGAATGAGAAATCTGGTTATATCTTAACAGACCGTGCTACTTGGCTTGCACAAGAGAAAAACTTAACAAACCTTCAAATTGTTGTTGAGGGTGGGAAAGACCTAATGAATATTTACCATGTAATGCAAGTGAATTCTGAAAAACATGATATGGTAAACAGCAAAGACGCAGAAAAGTTTGTTGAATTTATGATTAACAGCAAAACACAAGAAGAAATCGAGAAGTTCGGGAAAGAAGAATTTGGTCAATCTCTATTTATTAGTTATACAGAATAA
- a CDS encoding MerR family transcriptional regulator, with protein sequence MIQSHKNGLFSIQQVADMTGLSKQVIRKWEERYGIIQPKRLENGYRIYSQEDVKMLLKIKLLSEQGHSLKKSILLVKESEEDPEVPLPKEETSNYEQWNEYVFRLLEKGSHCDEIEINFILKQAYHHVGLESFLTGIVLPFLKEVGRKWENDEWSEYQESVSSLVVRDFLIQIRRNYHYRESAPFVLGACLPHEYHEIPLHLILLRFMMKGWKTQLIGASPAPGSIETLVSKLKPNMVLLSATTTLPFETDSQLLRRLDQFAEKQTETAFYLGGQGAVTYVSDYQPRSIHVTNSIDDILK encoded by the coding sequence ATGATTCAATCTCATAAAAATGGGTTATTTTCGATTCAACAAGTCGCAGACATGACTGGATTATCGAAACAAGTGATTAGAAAATGGGAAGAACGTTATGGAATTATTCAACCGAAACGTTTGGAAAATGGTTATAGAATCTATAGTCAAGAGGATGTTAAAATGCTCTTGAAAATCAAGTTACTTTCGGAACAAGGTCATTCGCTAAAAAAATCTATTCTTCTTGTAAAAGAGTCTGAAGAAGACCCTGAAGTACCATTACCGAAGGAAGAAACCTCTAATTATGAGCAGTGGAATGAGTATGTTTTTCGGCTTCTAGAAAAAGGCAGTCACTGTGATGAAATCGAAATAAATTTTATCTTAAAACAAGCCTATCATCATGTAGGTCTCGAAAGTTTTTTAACCGGTATCGTGCTTCCTTTTTTAAAAGAGGTAGGGAGAAAGTGGGAGAATGATGAGTGGAGTGAATATCAGGAATCCGTATCAAGCCTAGTTGTAAGGGATTTCTTGATTCAAATTCGACGAAATTATCACTATCGAGAATCTGCTCCATTTGTTCTCGGAGCCTGTCTGCCACATGAATATCATGAGATACCATTGCATCTGATCCTTTTGCGTTTCATGATGAAGGGGTGGAAAACTCAATTAATTGGGGCTTCTCCAGCCCCAGGGTCAATTGAAACATTGGTAAGCAAATTAAAGCCAAATATGGTTCTGTTGTCTGCTACAACCACCTTACCCTTTGAAACAGATTCTCAACTGCTACGGAGATTGGATCAATTTGCTGAAAAGCAAACTGAAACCGCCTTTTACCTTGGCGGTCAAGGGGCAGTCACATATGTCTCTGACTATCAACCACGGTCAATTCATGTGACAAATTCCATTGATGATATATTAAAATAA
- a CDS encoding ABC transporter permease — translation MYLAWQEIKKNKLRFTLITGILMLVSYLVFFLSGLATGLASLNREAVDKWDATAIILTKESDKSLYQSFMSIDHLKDIDAKKTAVIGQLNAIASNSDNKQNISLFGINKEEFLMPNVTGGRSFEKENEVIADDSLKDKGFNLGDKLSLSSSDQYLTIVGFTDSARFNAAPVLYANLSTFHQVKFGEAAEQNKDQINGIVVQDDSISSLTQKDELEALEIESFIESLPGYTEQKLTLNFMIYFLFGISSIIVAIFLYVLTVQKIGIFGVMKAQGISSSYLSWSVVAQTFILALIGTALGFVLTLISGAFLPAAVPVSFDLTLMAFYGLILMAVATAGAVFSVLTIVRIDPLKAIGG, via the coding sequence GTGTATTTAGCATGGCAAGAAATTAAAAAAAATAAACTTCGTTTTACCTTGATTACGGGGATTTTAATGCTCGTTTCCTATCTTGTATTTTTTCTCTCTGGACTTGCAACGGGTCTCGCAAGTCTGAATAGGGAGGCGGTTGATAAATGGGACGCAACAGCTATTATCCTTACCAAGGAATCAGATAAAAGCTTGTACCAATCATTCATGTCGATTGATCATCTAAAAGACATTGATGCAAAAAAAACGGCAGTCATCGGTCAGCTAAACGCAATTGCTAGTAACAGCGACAATAAGCAAAACATCTCACTCTTCGGTATCAACAAAGAAGAATTTCTTATGCCAAATGTGACGGGAGGTAGGTCTTTTGAAAAAGAAAATGAGGTTATTGCTGATGATTCACTGAAAGACAAGGGATTCAATTTAGGTGATAAATTATCCTTATCCTCCAGTGACCAATATCTAACTATTGTTGGATTTACAGACTCTGCTCGTTTTAATGCTGCACCTGTTCTCTATGCAAACCTTTCAACCTTCCATCAAGTCAAATTCGGTGAGGCAGCTGAACAGAATAAAGATCAAATTAACGGGATTGTTGTTCAGGATGATTCTATTTCGTCTCTTACCCAAAAGGATGAGCTGGAGGCACTTGAAATTGAATCATTCATTGAAAGTTTGCCTGGCTATACTGAACAAAAACTTACGTTAAATTTCATGATTTACTTTCTCTTTGGTATTTCATCTATCATTGTAGCTATTTTCTTGTATGTGTTGACCGTGCAGAAGATAGGCATATTCGGGGTTATGAAGGCTCAAGGGATTTCCAGCTCCTATTTATCCTGGTCGGTTGTGGCACAAACCTTTATTTTAGCGTTAATTGGGACGGCACTTGGATTTGTCTTAACACTCATTTCAGGAGCTTTTTTACCAGCAGCCGTTCCTGTTTCGTTTGATCTGACGTTGATGGCATTCTATGGGTTAATCCTGATGGCTGTCGCAACTGCCGGTGCCGTCTTCTCAGTTTTAACGATTGTTCGAATTGACCCACTGAAAGCGATTGGAGGCTAA
- a CDS encoding ABC transporter ATP-binding protein — MAVLQLHQVKKSYGSDHKKVDALKETDFLADRGELIAIIGPSGSGKSTFLTIVGGLLSPTSGDVVINGQNLTSLNEKERSQIRLKEIGFVLQASNLVPFLSVANQLKLLDKVKKGNMSKAERNQLYEDLDICDLLLKYPSDLSGGQRQRVAIAKALYSNPSIILADEPTASLDSERAYEVMELLKKVTKQKKTTTIVVTHDTRLVDYCDKVYQMTDGVLSAIETQAKKPHKEASVNY, encoded by the coding sequence ATGGCAGTATTACAATTACATCAAGTTAAGAAGAGCTACGGAAGCGATCATAAGAAGGTTGACGCCTTAAAGGAAACAGATTTTCTTGCCGACCGTGGGGAGCTGATTGCAATAATTGGTCCGTCGGGGTCTGGAAAAAGCACCTTTCTTACCATTGTCGGTGGATTATTATCACCAACCTCAGGTGACGTAGTAATCAATGGGCAAAACTTAACCTCATTGAATGAAAAAGAACGGTCACAAATCCGACTCAAGGAAATCGGATTTGTGTTACAGGCATCAAACTTGGTACCCTTTCTGTCAGTGGCCAATCAATTGAAGCTATTGGACAAAGTGAAAAAGGGAAACATGTCGAAAGCGGAGCGAAATCAACTTTATGAGGATTTGGACATTTGTGACTTACTCTTAAAATATCCCTCCGACTTATCTGGCGGGCAACGCCAGCGTGTAGCAATTGCTAAGGCTCTGTATAGCAATCCTTCAATTATTTTGGCTGATGAGCCCACAGCCTCACTTGACTCCGAACGTGCCTATGAAGTCATGGAGCTCTTGAAAAAAGTAACGAAGCAGAAGAAAACAACAACCATTGTGGTGACGCATGATACTAGACTTGTGGACTACTGTGACAAAGTTTATCAAATGACAGATGGTGTCCTTTCAGCAATAGAAACACAGGCTAAGAAGCCACATAAAGAAGCCTCCGTAAATTATTAA
- a CDS encoding HTH domain-containing protein, which yields MKKVERINIIMRYINNRSHFTISEIMQEFNISRSTAIRDIREIEAMGMPLVAEVGRDGGYSVMHNSVLPDVRFTDNEVKALFIAFMATRNQQLPYLKSRQSLAEKLLGLISENQQDDLVLLNQILLFEGTNPNNPDLLDLSDLPHPMLEKLIQLLLMDRYLLITINGEKGAKSYPIYLLHLYREKSLWLIEGFNLKEEKKQIFHVDHLTNVKPYPTNDRLSKKVILEKISKQEAVINLILELGPKAIAQFKKYQPLKVSISYTNPYQATAILKTFINVNNPEELTEITNWLLFLGEDINVKEMPVEIYEDLQKRLGLFCP from the coding sequence ATGAAAAAAGTTGAACGGATTAATATCATCATGCGCTATATCAACAACCGTTCCCACTTTACGATTTCTGAAATCATGCAGGAATTTAACATCTCTCGTTCGACAGCGATTAGAGATATTAGAGAAATTGAAGCGATGGGGATGCCGCTTGTTGCTGAAGTTGGAAGGGATGGGGGGTATTCTGTCATGCACAATTCTGTCCTCCCTGATGTTCGCTTTACCGATAATGAGGTCAAAGCCCTTTTTATTGCCTTTATGGCAACAAGAAACCAACAGCTCCCCTATCTAAAAAGTCGCCAGTCTTTAGCTGAAAAGTTACTAGGCCTCATCTCAGAAAACCAGCAAGATGACCTTGTTCTATTAAATCAAATCCTGCTATTTGAAGGGACCAACCCGAATAACCCTGACCTGCTTGACCTGTCAGACCTCCCCCATCCGATGTTAGAAAAACTCATCCAACTCCTGCTTATGGATAGATATTTATTGATTACTATCAATGGAGAGAAGGGTGCAAAGTCTTATCCCATTTATCTCTTGCATCTTTATCGTGAAAAAAGCCTTTGGCTGATTGAAGGATTTAACTTAAAGGAAGAAAAGAAGCAGATTTTTCATGTCGACCATCTCACCAATGTCAAACCTTACCCAACAAACGATAGATTGAGTAAGAAAGTGATTTTAGAAAAAATAAGTAAGCAGGAAGCAGTCATCAACCTTATCCTTGAACTTGGCCCTAAGGCAATTGCCCAGTTTAAGAAATACCAGCCTTTAAAAGTTTCTATTTCCTATACAAACCCTTACCAAGCTACAGCCATTCTAAAGACTTTTATCAATGTAAATAATCCCGAAGAGTTAACGGAAATAACCAATTGGCTACTTTTCCTAGGTGAAGATATCAATGTCAAGGAAATGCCAGTAGAAATTTACGAAGATTTACAAAAGAGATTAGGCCTATTCTGCCCATAA
- a CDS encoding GyrI-like domain-containing protein, giving the protein MTNYTLEEKDSFTVLGFGTELTSHYTDYAGITKEKADFWQAVKQDGTLDTLKSVAANDYIFTVNEAVNNKMMHYAGVLTEKTLPEATRVIEFPKGEYLVVKGEAKSTEELSNTLTGIAFGQVLPEAKDFAYVGGPNATVEMGERDGLVFGEVWIPVVRK; this is encoded by the coding sequence ATGACAAATTATACCCTAGAAGAAAAAGACAGCTTTACCGTTTTAGGATTTGGAACGGAGCTTACGAGCCATTACACAGACTACGCTGGCATAACAAAGGAAAAAGCAGACTTTTGGCAGGCAGTCAAACAAGATGGAACGCTTGATACTCTAAAATCCGTAGCTGCAAATGACTATATTTTCACCGTAAACGAAGCGGTAAATAACAAGATGATGCATTATGCCGGCGTCCTGACAGAGAAAACTTTACCAGAAGCAACCAGAGTGATCGAATTTCCTAAAGGAGAATACCTCGTTGTTAAAGGGGAAGCGAAATCTACTGAAGAGTTGAGTAATACGCTTACTGGTATTGCCTTTGGTCAAGTCTTGCCAGAAGCAAAGGATTTTGCCTATGTTGGCGGGCCAAATGCAACGGTTGAGATGGGAGAGCGCGACGGCTTAGTATTTGGTGAAGTATGGATTCCTGTTGTAAGGAAATAA
- a CDS encoding phage tail protein has translation MSYIVDFKNVSTIGLESSPVAEALAGLRANEARYFMNKYKHEFTVVPASESLETLNYVNEILKKERDIEFAAKPLETSRFQVENIKIAYVFYEDGLSVNVMYTVDDPKPKRAVGFKLSEGMEVPMELEGKFKFARQKSKLAGTIRGSYFVIKGEY, from the coding sequence ATGTCCTATATCGTTGATTTTAAAAATGTTTCTACGATTGGTTTAGAGTCTTCACCAGTAGCAGAGGCGTTAGCAGGTTTACGCGCGAATGAAGCTCGTTACTTTATGAACAAATATAAGCATGAATTTACGGTTGTACCAGCTAGTGAAAGCCTAGAGACCCTTAACTATGTAAACGAAATTTTGAAAAAAGAACGTGATATTGAGTTTGCGGCCAAACCGTTAGAAACGTCTCGTTTTCAAGTGGAAAATATCAAAATTGCCTACGTCTTTTATGAGGATGGTCTTTCGGTCAACGTCATGTATACGGTTGATGACCCTAAGCCGAAGCGGGCCGTTGGTTTTAAGCTTTCTGAGGGTATGGAAGTACCAATGGAGTTAGAAGGGAAGTTTAAGTTTGCAAGGCAGAAGTCTAAACTGGCTGGAACCATTCGGGGCTCGTATTTTGTCATTAAAGGAGAATATTAA
- a CDS encoding VCBS repeat-containing protein, with amino-acid sequence MNQPIIVSFASGDVTGDRVPDNVYLTGIKTPASPFTQNITLHVQDGRTGSVKSVLLRENAGYNPTIFLGDFTKNGVDDILISIATGGSGGIMYHYIYSFLENTAQLIFDFNVFNEHYQYVVTYHDNFKVEVVSKSNNKKYIIDISTKGAQYLNEIYDENGNLKSPITGFVNPLSGLYPVDFDSNKVYELLAYQKIAGRYNADSLGYVLNTLGWLNNHFVLQNQNVAIFGY; translated from the coding sequence ATGAATCAGCCAATTATTGTATCGTTTGCAAGCGGTGATGTAACTGGGGATAGAGTACCAGATAATGTCTATTTGACAGGGATAAAGACCCCAGCTAGTCCATTTACTCAGAATATTACCTTGCACGTTCAAGATGGAAGAACTGGATCGGTAAAAAGTGTTCTACTTCGTGAAAATGCAGGCTATAATCCTACTATATTCTTAGGGGATTTTACCAAGAATGGAGTAGATGATATTTTAATAAGTATTGCTACTGGTGGTAGTGGTGGAATCATGTACCATTATATTTATTCCTTTTTGGAAAATACAGCACAATTGATATTTGATTTTAATGTATTTAATGAGCATTACCAATATGTGGTCACTTATCATGATAATTTCAAGGTTGAAGTTGTCAGCAAGAGCAACAATAAAAAGTACATCATAGACATATCAACAAAAGGTGCTCAGTATTTAAATGAAATATATGACGAAAATGGAAATCTGAAAAGTCCTATTACTGGTTTTGTTAATCCTTTAAGTGGCTTGTATCCAGTAGATTTTGATTCAAATAAAGTTTATGAGCTATTGGCCTATCAAAAAATTGCAGGAAGATATAATGCAGATTCTTTAGGATATGTTTTGAATACTTTAGGATGGTTGAATAATCATTTTGTGTTGCAAAATCAGAATGTAGCTATTTTCGGATATTAG